Proteins encoded in a region of the Aquila chrysaetos chrysaetos chromosome 25, bAquChr1.4, whole genome shotgun sequence genome:
- the TELO2 gene encoding telomere length regulation protein TEL2 homolog isoform X2: protein MAAALERALREAAAALERGGDGAAAALGAVRAALAAAGGPAAFGERERALFGAFLRSLARAPRAARPEGVWQGCFLEGPPGLALCVLLEALASPGPSVHPREVIEVLEQFLQEGRISALMWEVCQQQAQAGSPELQEALLNKIVCLPDHVSNKLQGKNPAVFFPQNYFPLLGGAVIQVLQKISDSLRGGLDCSISFVSHVLGKVCVHGRQKEILSVLVPRLTDLTKSDCIWQRICWRLVECVPDRWMEAVVLGFVQRAPGADVLSRLLGNLVVKNKKAQFVVTQKVLLLQYCHTTAVLQNLLGYLSLDSLRRALLIKVLQELLETWGSSSAVKHSPPEQQQYISKAILICLSHLKEPEIESCRQELLTSMMEGVKCHLDSNLPQIRRLGMIVAESISSKINTDGPVLKFQYEEDDEARELKSLLVQTPPSCVVPSLPDDKNEKADAAPPLVLESNKKSHTTALVMSDEESDAELDSDDDLIPYDMSEDKELKIKAPVYIRDCIEVLTGSEDVDKWEATVKTLESLVRKNPAATREVSVELAKILLHLEEKTCIEGFVELRQRAQVAVLSTDPIPVAKYLTSQFYSLNYSLRQRMDILDVLVLAAQELSYPKSHRKTKHSGAQNPCIQLLPGSDSSKDWRRIVDERIKSKTRRFATGQSQAELASGPNEFNSVVGHFFFPLIQHFDRPLTTFDLLGEDHFVLGRLVHTLAILMYLAVNTVAVTAMGKALLEFVWALRFHTDSYVRQGLLSCISSMLLSVPTERLLQDMTEELLETQSWLGDVVEKDPDGDCRRLALQNLLLMENLKKKLKTVPS from the exons ATGGCGGCGGCGCTGGAGCGGGCCctgcgggaggcggcggcggcgctggaGCGGGGCGGGgacggggccgcggcggcgctGGGCGCGGTGCGGGCCGCtctggcggcggcggggggtcCGGCCGCCTTcggggagcgggagcgggcGCTCTTCGGCGCCTTCCTGCGGAGCCTGGCCCGGGCGCCCCGCGCGGCGCGGCCCGAGGGCGTGTGGCAGGGCTGCTTCCTGGAGGGCCCGCCCGGCCTCGCCCTCTGCGTCCTGCTGGAAGCCCTCGCCTCCCCGGG tcctaGTGTTCATCCGAGGGAGGTCATTGAGGTACTGGAACAGTTCCTACAGGAGGGACGGATTTCAGCGCTGATGTGGGAGGTCTGTCAGCAGCAAGCGCAGGCTGGCTCACCTGAGCTGCAAGAGGCCCTGCTCAACAAGATTGTATGTTTGCCTGATCATGTGAGCAATAAACTCCAGGGGAAAAACCCAGCAGTATTCTTCCCACAGAACTACTTTCCTCTCTTGGGTGGTGCAGTTATCCAGGTGCTGCAGAAGATCTCTGATTCTCTAAGAG GTGGCTTGGATTGCTCAATCTCTTTTGTTTCTCATGTCCTGGGGAAGGTATGCGTTCATGGAAGACAAA AGGAAATTCTGAGTGTTTTGGTACCCCGCCTAACGGATCTCACCAAGTCAGACTGCATCTGGCAAAGAATATGCTGGCGATTGGTTGAATGTGTGCCAGATCGGTGGATGGAAGCAGTGGTCCTTGGTTTTGTGCAGAGAGCACCTGG GGCAGATGTCTTGTCTAGGTTGCTGGGGAACCTGGTTgtgaaaaacaagaaagctCAGTTTGTGGTGACACAGAAGGTGCTGCTCTTGCAGTATTGCCACACG actgcagtgctgcagaacCTCCTTGGCTACCTGTCCCTGGATAGCCTTCGGCGTGCCTTATTGATCAAA GTGCTGCAAGAACTGTTGGAGACCTGGGGAAGCAGTAGTGCTGTGAAACACTCTCcacctgagcagcagcagtatATTAGCAAGGCCATCCTTATCTGCCTCTCCCACCTGAAGGAGCCTGAAATCGAGAGCTGCAGACAAG agcttctCACAAGCATGATGGAGGGTGTGAAATGCCACTTGGATAGCAACCTGCCACAAATACGGCGTCTGGGAATGATTGTGGCAGAGAGCATTagttcaaaaataaatactgatgGGCCTGTCCTGAAGTTTCAG TATGAAGAAGATGATGAAGCAAGAGAATTGAAGTCCCTTCTGGTGCAGACTCCACCATCCTGTGTTGTCCCCAGCCTTCCAGATGATAA GAATGAGAAAGCAGATGCTGCACCGCCATTGGTATTGGAAAGTAACAAGAAATCACATACAACAGCCCTTGTGATGTCAGATGAGGAGTCGGATGCTGAACTTGACAG tgatGATGACCTCATCCCTTATGACATGTCAGAGGATAAAGAACTAAAGATTAAGGCTCCTGTGTATATCCGAGACTGTATTGAAG TCCTGACAGGATCTGAAGATGTGGACAAATGGGAAGCTACAGTCAAGACTCTTGAGAGCTTGGTTCGAAAGAATCCAGCAGCAACAAGAGAG GTTAGCGTGGAGCTGgcaaaaatattattgcatCTGGAGGAGAAGACCTGTATTGAAGGCTTTGTGGAACTCCGTCAGAGAGCTCAAGTAGCTGTTCTAAGCACAGATCCAATACCT GTAGCGAAGTACTTGACCTCCCAGTTCTACTCTCTGAACTACAGTCTTCGTCAGCGCATGGACATTCTTGAT GTATTGGTTTTGGCAGCTCAGGAGCTGTCCTATCCCAAATCCCATAGGAAGACCAAGCATTCTGGTGCCCAAAACCCTTGTATCCAGCTCCTTCCTGGAAGTGACAGTTCTAAGGACTGGAGAAGAATTGTTGATGAGAGGATCAAAAGCAAGACTCGGAGATTTGCTACG GGTCAGTCTCAAGCGGAACTGGCTTCCGGCCCAAATGAGTTCAATTCTGTTGTTGGgcacttcttttttccattgattCAGCACTTTGACAG GCCTTTGACAACATTTGATCTCCTGGGGGAAGATCACTTTGTCCTTGGAAGACTGGTCCACACTTTAGCAATCCTGATGTACTTGGCTGTCAACACTGTG GCAGTTACTGCAATGGGAAAGGCACTGCTGGAGTTTGTTTGGGCTCTGCGTTTCCACACTGACTC GTATGTGCGCCAGGGTCTTTTGTCCTGTATCTCTTCCATGCTCCTCAGTGTCCCTACGGAACGTCTTCTGCAAGACATGACAGAAGAGCTTTTGGAGACTCAGTCCTGGCTGGGAG ATGTGGTGGAGAAAGATCCAGATGGGGACTGCAGGAGGCTGGCCTTGCAGAACTTGCTACTAATGGAGAACctgaaaaagaaactcaaaactGTCCCTTCCTAG
- the RNPS1 gene encoding RNA-binding protein with serine-rich domain 1 isoform X3: MAPSPTKRKDRSEEKSKDRSKDKAATKESGEKDRGRDKTRKRRSASSGSSSTRSRSSSTSSSGSSSSTGSSSGSSSSSASSRSGSSSTSRSSSSSSSSGSPSPSRRRHDNRRRSRSKSKPPKRDEKERKRRSPSPRPTKVHVGRLTRNVTKDHIMEIFSTYGKIKMIDMPVDRLNPHLSKGYAYVEFENPDDAEKALKHMDGGQIDGQEITATAVLAPRPRPPPRRFSPPRRMLPPPPMWRRSPPRMRRRSRSPRRRSPVRRRSRSRSPGRRRHRSRSSSNSSR; encoded by the exons AT GGCTCCCTCACCAACCAAGCGCAAGGATAGGTCTGAAGAGAAATCAAAGGACAGGTCCAAGGATAAAGCAGCCACTAAGGAATCAGGTGAAAAGGATCGTGGTCGAGACAAGACACGCAAAAGACGCAGTGCTTCCAGTGGGAGCAGCAGTACCAG GTCCCGTTCCAGCTCAACTTCGAGTTCAGGGTCCAGTTCCAGCACCGGTTCTAGCAGTGGCTCTAGCTCCTCTTCTGCCTCAAGCCGCTCTGGGAGTTCCAGCACCTCACGCAGTTCCAgttccagcagctcctctggaTCTCCAAGTCCATCTCGACGGAGACATGACAACAGGAGACGCTCTCGCTCCAA GTCCAAGCCACCCAAGAGAGATGAAAAGGAGCGGAAGAGGCGGAGCCCGTCACCCAGACCCACAAAAGTGCATGTTGGAAGGCTCACTAGAAACGTGACCAAG GATCACATCATGGAAATTTTTTCCACTTACGGAAAGATAAAAATGATTGACATGCCAGTTGACAGGCTAAATCCACACCTCTCTAAAGGTTATGCTTATGTAGAGTTTGAGAACCCAGACGATGCTGAGAAAGCCCTGAAACACATGGATGGAG GCCAGATTGATGGTCAGGAGATCACTgccacagctgtgctggcaccaCGACCTAGGCCGCCTCCCAGACGCTTTAGCCCACCCAGGAGGATGCTGCCACCACCACCGATGTGGCGCAGGTCACCCCCTCGCATGAGGAGACG GTCCCGGTCTCCTAGGCGCAGATCCCCTGTTCGCCGGCGATCAAGATCCAGATCTCCTGGACGAAGGCGCCATCGCAGCCGCTCCAGCTCAAACTCCTCACGATAA
- the TELO2 gene encoding telomere length regulation protein TEL2 homolog isoform X1: protein MAAALERALREAAAALERGGDGAAAALGAVRAALAAAGGPAAFGERERALFGAFLRSLARAPRAARPEGVWQGCFLEGPPGLALCVLLEALASPGPSVHPREVIEVLEQFLQEGRISALMWEVCQQQAQAGSPELQEALLNKIVCLPDHVSNKLQGKNPAVFFPQNYFPLLGGAVIQVLQKISDSLRGGLDCSISFVSHVLGKVCVHGRQKEILSVLVPRLTDLTKSDCIWQRICWRLVECVPDRWMEAVVLGFVQRAPGADVLSRLLGNLVVKNKKAQFVVTQKVLLLQYCHTTAVLQNLLGYLSLDSLRRALLIKVLQELLETWGSSSAVKHSPPEQQQYISKAILICLSHLKEPEIESCRQELLTSMMEGVKCHLDSNLPQIRRLGMIVAESISSKINTDGPVLKFQYEEDDEARELKSLLVQTPPSCVVPSLPDDNRNEKADAAPPLVLESNKKSHTTALVMSDEESDAELDSDDDLIPYDMSEDKELKIKAPVYIRDCIEVLTGSEDVDKWEATVKTLESLVRKNPAATREVSVELAKILLHLEEKTCIEGFVELRQRAQVAVLSTDPIPVAKYLTSQFYSLNYSLRQRMDILDVLVLAAQELSYPKSHRKTKHSGAQNPCIQLLPGSDSSKDWRRIVDERIKSKTRRFATGQSQAELASGPNEFNSVVGHFFFPLIQHFDRPLTTFDLLGEDHFVLGRLVHTLAILMYLAVNTVAVTAMGKALLEFVWALRFHTDSYVRQGLLSCISSMLLSVPTERLLQDMTEELLETQSWLGDVVEKDPDGDCRRLALQNLLLMENLKKKLKTVPS, encoded by the exons ATGGCGGCGGCGCTGGAGCGGGCCctgcgggaggcggcggcggcgctggaGCGGGGCGGGgacggggccgcggcggcgctGGGCGCGGTGCGGGCCGCtctggcggcggcggggggtcCGGCCGCCTTcggggagcgggagcgggcGCTCTTCGGCGCCTTCCTGCGGAGCCTGGCCCGGGCGCCCCGCGCGGCGCGGCCCGAGGGCGTGTGGCAGGGCTGCTTCCTGGAGGGCCCGCCCGGCCTCGCCCTCTGCGTCCTGCTGGAAGCCCTCGCCTCCCCGGG tcctaGTGTTCATCCGAGGGAGGTCATTGAGGTACTGGAACAGTTCCTACAGGAGGGACGGATTTCAGCGCTGATGTGGGAGGTCTGTCAGCAGCAAGCGCAGGCTGGCTCACCTGAGCTGCAAGAGGCCCTGCTCAACAAGATTGTATGTTTGCCTGATCATGTGAGCAATAAACTCCAGGGGAAAAACCCAGCAGTATTCTTCCCACAGAACTACTTTCCTCTCTTGGGTGGTGCAGTTATCCAGGTGCTGCAGAAGATCTCTGATTCTCTAAGAG GTGGCTTGGATTGCTCAATCTCTTTTGTTTCTCATGTCCTGGGGAAGGTATGCGTTCATGGAAGACAAA AGGAAATTCTGAGTGTTTTGGTACCCCGCCTAACGGATCTCACCAAGTCAGACTGCATCTGGCAAAGAATATGCTGGCGATTGGTTGAATGTGTGCCAGATCGGTGGATGGAAGCAGTGGTCCTTGGTTTTGTGCAGAGAGCACCTGG GGCAGATGTCTTGTCTAGGTTGCTGGGGAACCTGGTTgtgaaaaacaagaaagctCAGTTTGTGGTGACACAGAAGGTGCTGCTCTTGCAGTATTGCCACACG actgcagtgctgcagaacCTCCTTGGCTACCTGTCCCTGGATAGCCTTCGGCGTGCCTTATTGATCAAA GTGCTGCAAGAACTGTTGGAGACCTGGGGAAGCAGTAGTGCTGTGAAACACTCTCcacctgagcagcagcagtatATTAGCAAGGCCATCCTTATCTGCCTCTCCCACCTGAAGGAGCCTGAAATCGAGAGCTGCAGACAAG agcttctCACAAGCATGATGGAGGGTGTGAAATGCCACTTGGATAGCAACCTGCCACAAATACGGCGTCTGGGAATGATTGTGGCAGAGAGCATTagttcaaaaataaatactgatgGGCCTGTCCTGAAGTTTCAG TATGAAGAAGATGATGAAGCAAGAGAATTGAAGTCCCTTCTGGTGCAGACTCCACCATCCTGTGTTGTCCCCAGCCTTCCAGATGATAA CAGGAATGAGAAAGCAGATGCTGCACCGCCATTGGTATTGGAAAGTAACAAGAAATCACATACAACAGCCCTTGTGATGTCAGATGAGGAGTCGGATGCTGAACTTGACAG tgatGATGACCTCATCCCTTATGACATGTCAGAGGATAAAGAACTAAAGATTAAGGCTCCTGTGTATATCCGAGACTGTATTGAAG TCCTGACAGGATCTGAAGATGTGGACAAATGGGAAGCTACAGTCAAGACTCTTGAGAGCTTGGTTCGAAAGAATCCAGCAGCAACAAGAGAG GTTAGCGTGGAGCTGgcaaaaatattattgcatCTGGAGGAGAAGACCTGTATTGAAGGCTTTGTGGAACTCCGTCAGAGAGCTCAAGTAGCTGTTCTAAGCACAGATCCAATACCT GTAGCGAAGTACTTGACCTCCCAGTTCTACTCTCTGAACTACAGTCTTCGTCAGCGCATGGACATTCTTGAT GTATTGGTTTTGGCAGCTCAGGAGCTGTCCTATCCCAAATCCCATAGGAAGACCAAGCATTCTGGTGCCCAAAACCCTTGTATCCAGCTCCTTCCTGGAAGTGACAGTTCTAAGGACTGGAGAAGAATTGTTGATGAGAGGATCAAAAGCAAGACTCGGAGATTTGCTACG GGTCAGTCTCAAGCGGAACTGGCTTCCGGCCCAAATGAGTTCAATTCTGTTGTTGGgcacttcttttttccattgattCAGCACTTTGACAG GCCTTTGACAACATTTGATCTCCTGGGGGAAGATCACTTTGTCCTTGGAAGACTGGTCCACACTTTAGCAATCCTGATGTACTTGGCTGTCAACACTGTG GCAGTTACTGCAATGGGAAAGGCACTGCTGGAGTTTGTTTGGGCTCTGCGTTTCCACACTGACTC GTATGTGCGCCAGGGTCTTTTGTCCTGTATCTCTTCCATGCTCCTCAGTGTCCCTACGGAACGTCTTCTGCAAGACATGACAGAAGAGCTTTTGGAGACTCAGTCCTGGCTGGGAG ATGTGGTGGAGAAAGATCCAGATGGGGACTGCAGGAGGCTGGCCTTGCAGAACTTGCTACTAATGGAGAACctgaaaaagaaactcaaaactGTCCCTTCCTAG
- the RNPS1 gene encoding RNA-binding protein with serine-rich domain 1 isoform X1: protein MELSGLKKKSLLGLKENNKKSNTRAPSPTKRKDRSEEKSKDRSKDKAATKESGEKDRGRDKTRKRRSASSGSSSTRSRSSSTSSSGSSSSTGSSSGSSSSSASSRSGSSSTSRSSSSSSSSGSPSPSRRRHDNRRRSRSKSKPPKRDEKERKRRSPSPRPTKVHVGRLTRNVTKDHIMEIFSTYGKIKMIDMPVDRLNPHLSKGYAYVEFENPDDAEKALKHMDGGQIDGQEITATAVLAPRPRPPPRRFSPPRRMLPPPPMWRRSPPRMRRRSRSPRRRSPVRRRSRSRSPGRRRHRSRSSSNSSR from the exons ATGGAGTTATCAGGattgaaaaagaagagtttgCTAGGactcaaagaaaataataaaaaatccaaCACTAG GGCTCCCTCACCAACCAAGCGCAAGGATAGGTCTGAAGAGAAATCAAAGGACAGGTCCAAGGATAAAGCAGCCACTAAGGAATCAGGTGAAAAGGATCGTGGTCGAGACAAGACACGCAAAAGACGCAGTGCTTCCAGTGGGAGCAGCAGTACCAG GTCCCGTTCCAGCTCAACTTCGAGTTCAGGGTCCAGTTCCAGCACCGGTTCTAGCAGTGGCTCTAGCTCCTCTTCTGCCTCAAGCCGCTCTGGGAGTTCCAGCACCTCACGCAGTTCCAgttccagcagctcctctggaTCTCCAAGTCCATCTCGACGGAGACATGACAACAGGAGACGCTCTCGCTCCAA GTCCAAGCCACCCAAGAGAGATGAAAAGGAGCGGAAGAGGCGGAGCCCGTCACCCAGACCCACAAAAGTGCATGTTGGAAGGCTCACTAGAAACGTGACCAAG GATCACATCATGGAAATTTTTTCCACTTACGGAAAGATAAAAATGATTGACATGCCAGTTGACAGGCTAAATCCACACCTCTCTAAAGGTTATGCTTATGTAGAGTTTGAGAACCCAGACGATGCTGAGAAAGCCCTGAAACACATGGATGGAG GCCAGATTGATGGTCAGGAGATCACTgccacagctgtgctggcaccaCGACCTAGGCCGCCTCCCAGACGCTTTAGCCCACCCAGGAGGATGCTGCCACCACCACCGATGTGGCGCAGGTCACCCCCTCGCATGAGGAGACG GTCCCGGTCTCCTAGGCGCAGATCCCCTGTTCGCCGGCGATCAAGATCCAGATCTCCTGGACGAAGGCGCCATCGCAGCCGCTCCAGCTCAAACTCCTCACGATAA
- the RNPS1 gene encoding RNA-binding protein with serine-rich domain 1 isoform X2, translating into MAGRGAPSPTKRKDRSEEKSKDRSKDKAATKESGEKDRGRDKTRKRRSASSGSSSTRSRSSSTSSSGSSSSTGSSSGSSSSSASSRSGSSSTSRSSSSSSSSGSPSPSRRRHDNRRRSRSKSKPPKRDEKERKRRSPSPRPTKVHVGRLTRNVTKDHIMEIFSTYGKIKMIDMPVDRLNPHLSKGYAYVEFENPDDAEKALKHMDGGQIDGQEITATAVLAPRPRPPPRRFSPPRRMLPPPPMWRRSPPRMRRRSRSPRRRSPVRRRSRSRSPGRRRHRSRSSSNSSR; encoded by the exons ATGGCGGGGCGAGG GGCTCCCTCACCAACCAAGCGCAAGGATAGGTCTGAAGAGAAATCAAAGGACAGGTCCAAGGATAAAGCAGCCACTAAGGAATCAGGTGAAAAGGATCGTGGTCGAGACAAGACACGCAAAAGACGCAGTGCTTCCAGTGGGAGCAGCAGTACCAG GTCCCGTTCCAGCTCAACTTCGAGTTCAGGGTCCAGTTCCAGCACCGGTTCTAGCAGTGGCTCTAGCTCCTCTTCTGCCTCAAGCCGCTCTGGGAGTTCCAGCACCTCACGCAGTTCCAgttccagcagctcctctggaTCTCCAAGTCCATCTCGACGGAGACATGACAACAGGAGACGCTCTCGCTCCAA GTCCAAGCCACCCAAGAGAGATGAAAAGGAGCGGAAGAGGCGGAGCCCGTCACCCAGACCCACAAAAGTGCATGTTGGAAGGCTCACTAGAAACGTGACCAAG GATCACATCATGGAAATTTTTTCCACTTACGGAAAGATAAAAATGATTGACATGCCAGTTGACAGGCTAAATCCACACCTCTCTAAAGGTTATGCTTATGTAGAGTTTGAGAACCCAGACGATGCTGAGAAAGCCCTGAAACACATGGATGGAG GCCAGATTGATGGTCAGGAGATCACTgccacagctgtgctggcaccaCGACCTAGGCCGCCTCCCAGACGCTTTAGCCCACCCAGGAGGATGCTGCCACCACCACCGATGTGGCGCAGGTCACCCCCTCGCATGAGGAGACG GTCCCGGTCTCCTAGGCGCAGATCCCCTGTTCGCCGGCGATCAAGATCCAGATCTCCTGGACGAAGGCGCCATCGCAGCCGCTCCAGCTCAAACTCCTCACGATAA